DNA sequence from the Salminus brasiliensis chromosome 3, fSalBra1.hap2, whole genome shotgun sequence genome:
CAACAACTGTTCATCAAATCATGCACTGAAAAGTTCTATAGGGAACCAAAAAGTCTTTTGTTAATGTGCTGATCAAAGCCCATCTCTGGGTACTCTGTACAGTTCTGATATTCTACTGCAGTTAGGTCTGTTACCATTTCAGTGTGGTACTACTTTGGCGTGGTGGGTTCCTTCATCTTCATCCTGATTCAGCTGATCCTCCTGGTGGATTTCACTCACAACTGGAACCAGACATGGGTGGAAAATGCTGAGAATGGGAACAGGTGCTGGTATGCAGGTATGATCAGCCATGGTAGCCGCTAGTATGACTACACCATGACATCCATGTCTTACTCAATACCACTGTTACAGTGTGTCATGCCTTATTTGGGTGAAGCAGATATGTGTGTTTGTCCTTACCAGTTTAGAGACAAAAACATGCATTTAGGATTATTTTATGTAGCGATGATCTACTCTTGGGAAAATCTGGGAAGTTGGGAAAATCTGGACatttagatatttatttttgtcctgTAAATGTTGAGATcctgaaaaagtaaaaaaaaaaattgtgtatTGTGATTAATCTTTTTTGATCTTCTGTTAAAAatgttctgtttgtgtgttttctgcagcACTGCTGTCCTTCACAGTCGTGCTCTATGTGTGTGCCTTCGCTGCGATGGTGCTGTTCTATGTGTTCTATACACAGCCAGACGACTGCACTGAACACAAAGTCTTTATTAGCCTGAACTTCATCTTCTGCATCATCGTGTCTGTTGTCTCTGTTCTCCCTAAAGTAAGGGTAAGTATGCATTTTTTGTGTCTTTGTCTCTCGACCACTAAGGTTATTGATCTAGCTCTTTTTGCAGAAGCTGTCCCTGAGCGGAGAAATGTGTTCTCATTTTGTAAGCTTTTCAAAGAACATATTATTAATGTCCTATTTTTGCTCGTCTTTGTGTGCATGTACCATGCTACAGGAAGCCCAGCCGAGCTCTGGCCTACTGCAGTCTTCTCTCATCTCCTTGTATACCATGTACCTCACCTGGTCCGCCATGAGCAACAACCCCAGTAAGTCACACTCTGCTCCACTACTGGAGCGCATTGCAAAAGCCATATAACCTGCTCATAACTCTGCTGCAGATCTGCCGTCTGCACCTGTGTCTTACAAATAAGCTTCAGTCTTTTTGGGATGGTCATTTGGCTGAACGTCTGTCACGATCACTATATTATTAGTATTCAAGCAATttcaagtcaaatgtatttgtataacgctttttacaactgttgttgtcacaaagcagctttacataatcagtaattagtaagtcagaaaaaaagaaaaataaataacatacaaAGACATGAAGTATCTAGGACCCccaagccaacagcgacagtggcaaggaaaaactctctcagagctggaggaagaaaccttgggaggaaccaagactcacatggGGGACTCACatgggggacccatcctcctctggtcagaactatttataaattattgacaaaactcaccaaaccatctaaactgttaacctgttctggtgtgcaacatattcataatcataaaataataatcatggtgtagtataacttaatacagtcatggcagtgatAAGAGTAAGAGTAATGAGTAAGgatggttaatagtggtaatattaatagtggcagtgaTTATAACATACAAGTGATCATAACATACAATGTATGTTTTCAGTCATagctgtgcagtgacaaagaTATTCTATTACATTACATGTTCCACCAATTTAAAAAGTTATTCCCAAACAAAGTACATCAATTTGAAGTTGATTTATACAAATACTTTTTACTGAAAACAGGGGTTTTACTGCTGCTTACTATTGTAAATTAACAGCATATCTTATAACATCTTATCTAagttgtggggctgtattatttatagcaACACAAACTGGATTTGCCTGGTATCTGCGAATAGTCTGCATTAAGAGCTTTAGATCGAATctgggtgtaaaaaaaaaaaaacttgatcaGGATGTCCCAACCCTTAAACTTTCAACTCCAGGTGCGCTTGAGCATTACTGACCATTTACTTTCCAAGCTGGGATGTGCGAAAAGAAGAACCACTATGACTATGACTATATATGACAATAAAGCACATGGACATTAAAAAGCAATATGTAAAGCATAACACTGTATAAATGTCTGAGTGCCAAGGCTCTTAATTACTGTGATGGGTAAATTTAAAGCGTGCATTACCATCATGCAAACTGCCAAGTAAACACTACCTATTCATTGAGATGGTAAATTGTAATGAGTAAGTTTGATTGTGACCACCTTAATTGGGTATTGGAAAAGAGCATTGAGCTTGAGCACTTCGGGCTTTGATCCACTTTGTTTGGGTAACACTTTCTGTTCATGGCAAGATTGGTTTTGCACTTTGAGtacagaaaatgaaagaagcacaaaaagaaataacattctTTGCCCTGAAAATAGAAGCAAGTACTCTTAGCGCAGAGGCTAGCATCCGTTACTAAGCAGGCAATAATGGTTGCTAAGGTCAGAGCTGTCTTGGATGCACTGCATCTAGATGGGGAATAAGAGGCCTCTCTTTTTAGATGTTGTTGTTCCAGGCAGTGGAAAAACAGGCATGCAAATACACAATATTATAACTGAGTTGCCAGTTTATTACATGCAGCTTGTAGCTAAACCTATTGGCTGATTTATCAGAAATACTGTAATCTTTTGCTACATTGTTTGAGCTTCATTTTATTCTATCCATCAATGGAAAGGGATCACCATAGGACCACCATTGGTCCAAATATTATTTGGGTTGTaaaccattctcagcacagcagtgaccctGGCGTGGTGTTCTGATTATTTATCTTGTCATGGATAACTGTGATaactgtgatgatgatgatgatgatgatatttatCATTCTCATTATGTTATCCTCTATCCTTTGCCCTCAGACCGCAAGTGTAACCCAAGTCTGCTTCGCCTGGTCAGTAACAACCCCACCACATCTGACCCCAGCCCCACCATTGCCCCTGGGCAAGTGCAGTGGTGGGATGCCCAGGGCATTGTGGGACTCGTCATCTTCCTCTTTTGCACTCTTTATGCCAGGTAAGCATTATCTAGGACAGTTTGGTTTACCCTGTTTCCCATTGGTTTATATACCGAACAGTCAATGTAAATGGCCATTTTCCCTTTTCTATTCTGACTATTTTCAACCTACGATGGGTTAGATAAATACAACTCAATACAATTGAGTTTCTTGGTTACAGCAGGTCAGACACTTGGCCATCCACTGCTATGGCCCTCAAGGATTGCTGTGGTCAGGTTTTAGTTACAGTTTTCCACATAATTACAGTTGTTTATTTTCCTCCCTGCCAAACCTGTCTTGCAGCATTCGCTCATCCAATAACTCCCAGGTGAATAAGCTGATGCAGACGGAGGAGAGCGAGAGGCTGGCGGCGGACACAGAGATTGCTGGAGAGGATGGAGCGCGACGTGCTGTAGATAATGAGGAGGATGGAGTGACCTACAGCTACTCCTTCTTCCACTTTTGTCTTGTCCTGGCCTCTCTCTACATTATGATGACTCTCACCAACTGGTATCAGTGAGTATCTAGCTGAGGTCCAGACATTTTGAGTGAATTATAATCCCAAAGTTAACATAAGAAATAGTTTAGCAAAACATCAACTGAACATTATTTCTTACTTATCCTAGATACAGTTGATAAGCCAAGAAGTTTGTCTGACTTCTTTGGTTTCAAAAGGGATGTGCTAGGCTAATATTGCtaggctaacaaacactgggcttaTGCTGCCTTGTGTGGAAATATCGAGCGCACATGAATGGCACTACAGTGCTGTATTTACTAGTGGGAACCTTTTTCAAAGAACCCCCTATTTGACTGGGGTCATCAATACATTATAATTGAATTGTTTAGCAGCAACACatgaacactgcagtctaaAATTATAAACATGTGGAAAAACGAATAAATACATGCTACTGATGCTTCTTACTGGAAAGAACTGCTGCCTGCCGAATGCTCACAGTCCTTATACATCTAAAGctcattgttttttctgctaGGTCTCTTCACGTcagaatacaaaattcttcaaTAGAATAGAATTCAATTGAAAGGCGTTTTTCACAGGTTTCCAACCAAAACCACTTAAACCGAAATCACGTTGTACTAAGGTGCTACAAAGTAATTAGGACATTCCATTCCTGCCTTGCCCCCACTAAACAAACACCTCTCTTCTTTTTCCTTCTGTTCCTTTTTTCCATTCCTTCCTATCCTTTCTTGTAATAGGCCTGACACAGACTACCAGGTCATGCAAAGCACAATGCCAGCAGTGTGGGTGAAGATCAGCTCAAGTTGGCTGGTCTTGGCGCTGTACCTCTGGACCCTTGTGGCTCCTCTGATCTTCTCCAACCGGGACTTCAGCTAAACGCCCAAAATATCATTTCACTCAGGTCTACTCAAATCTTGTTGACCTCATCCATATTGTAGATTTTTAGTTTTATAGGCATACATTCTTTAACCAAATATGTACTTTACTTTTGAACATCCCTTTACCTTCAACTCAAACATTACATTATGGTAACTGGATCAGCCCATACTTTGGCCACAAATGGTGAGCTACTGACAAACTTGATTGTGTGCTGAAAAACGATCCCCACAAATACTAAAACAAATACACCAACACATTGAGGTGGGGTTAAAATTTGCCTCATAATGCTGAATGTATAGTTTAAAAGGTATGCATCTGAGCTAAATCATAAGTGAAACCAGACATATTGAAAACAACAATGATATGTATGTAAACTATGTGTgtacggacacacacacacacacacagtcaggtccataagggACAGTGACCATTTTTGTAATGTTGCCTTTGCGTATCACTgcaatggatttgaaatgattTGCAATTGATTTTCACAGGCTCTGATGTAACagggtgagtttttttttttttttttttttttcccctccttcttCCCTAAAATTGAATCCTAATCATTTGCAGTCAGTGACTGTCTGAAGTCCATGAACATCACCAGAATTTCTTCCTTTAAGATGGTTTACCAGGCCTTTATTGCATTTTCCTCctgttgctgcttgtttgtgggttttgtctccaccatgtttgatagATTGTGTGGTATGCTTTATTTCATGAACCCTTTCGTTTCTTCTTCGTACTCAAGTTGATTTCATCTGCCAAGAAACCTTTTCGCCTGGGCAGTTAATTGTCcagttacttttgagcctgtgaaaatggagagACCATGTAACAAATTACTGTAGTTCCTCAACAAATGAGAAATATATTTGTAAAccctacatttatatatttgtcaGAAATTAATCTTGGGGAGTATCTAGACACTATATATTCATGTATATGTacctgtgtgtttatatataatgaCAATATATGCTAAAGCCGCCAAATCAAACCTAGCTTGATAATGTAAAAAATTTCATTTTATTGTTTGCACTACATTATGTCGTATGGAACTGAGACAATATTGTTAGATTTCTTTTGactt
Encoded proteins:
- the serinc2 gene encoding serine incorporator 2 encodes the protein MGACMALCSLASCASCLCGSAPCLLSGCCPSTYNSTVTRLAFSFFMLLGTLVSIIMIMPGMETQLEKIPGFCEKGMSIPGFQGKVNCEIIVGYKSVYRMCFAMACFFFLFSFIMIRVRSSKDPRASIQNGFWFFKFLILVGITVGAFFIPDGMFNTVWYYFGVVGSFIFILIQLILLVDFTHNWNQTWVENAENGNRCWYAALLSFTVVLYVCAFAAMVLFYVFYTQPDDCTEHKVFISLNFIFCIIVSVVSVLPKVREAQPSSGLLQSSLISLYTMYLTWSAMSNNPNRKCNPSLLRLVSNNPTTSDPSPTIAPGQVQWWDAQGIVGLVIFLFCTLYASIRSSNNSQVNKLMQTEESERLAADTEIAGEDGARRAVDNEEDGVTYSYSFFHFCLVLASLYIMMTLTNWYQPDTDYQVMQSTMPAVWVKISSSWLVLALYLWTLVAPLIFSNRDFS